Proteins co-encoded in one Ictalurus furcatus strain D&B chromosome 9, Billie_1.0, whole genome shotgun sequence genomic window:
- the zbtb24 gene encoding zinc finger and BTB domain-containing protein 24 yields MSERTQTHAPSLLTFHSKSHKDTILYKFDTLRKRQMLCDITLIVEDVHFKAHKALLAASSEYFSLMFTAEDQACQTVYRLDGMDAKTFASVLEFIYSANVSVEESSSEQLLDVARLLEISELVKAHADLSSTASAPNVCSEVGDGDTSTNETPSKRRRGRPRKNTNPSVPGLVLLPQESSKNENRLHDEPAKTTVDFSVASPESTEPTRNSYSVLNDSDDADYDPSEDIPRHGKRQIRQPVKLKSYRLGDEISEGRVLGKRGRKRKYPATEPRCDDCGKVFKNHLFLKIHQRTHTGEKPFRCHVCGNCFTQKHTLLVHQRMHTGEKPYVCNICSKALSTKHSLQEHMNLHAEKKSFSCDQCGKTYSQKRQLNSHYRVHSGKALPECAHCHHRFKDAAQLKKHLRTHTGEKPFTCEICGKCFTAKSTLQTHIRIHRGEKPYVCNICSKSFTDPSARRRHVASHTGKKPYMCSVCSLSFTRLDNLKAHTKTHNKERPDVEGTQLTTVEAMAGDEKMHNVLELQQYQLPTHTEQEIQLVVTSEVDNINLVAGQKPGSISIITAENGPEELAAAGQTHSNLTLLTHPSAHIQNLALVTQDELDPSAQIQTISVVEGQVSSEQAEQMHVITLTKEAMDHFQVQHGAPQQLQISSRPTQQLQVIQQAMPQLSATQEPPREQHNQSHTGAIHISSQAGQPISISQTSEQIPSTQIQGQTFQIQAGTVSYLYTTGLTPQS; encoded by the exons ATGTCAGAGCGAACACAGACTCACGCTCCCAGCTTGCTGACCTTTCATTCCAAATCACATAAGGACACAATCCTTTATAAATTTGATACGCTGAGGAAAAGACAAATGCTTTGTGATATAACCCTCATTGTAGAAGATGTGCATTTTAAGGCACATAAGGCTCTGCTGGCTGCGAGCAGCGAATATTTCTCTTTAATGTTCACTGCTGAAGACCAGGCCTGTCAGACTGTATATAGGCTGGATGGCATGGATGCAAAGACCTTTGCATCTGTGCTCGAGTTCATCTACAGTGCCAATGTGTCAGTGGAGGAGAGCAGCTCCGAGCAGCTGCTTGACGTGGCCCGCTTGCTAGAAATAAGTGAGTTAGTCAAAGCTCATGCAGACTTGAGCAGCACAGCCTCAGCACCAAATGTCTGCTCAGAAGTAGGTGATGGTGACACAAGCACAAATGAAACCCCTTCCAAACGCAGAAGGGGACGACCAAGGAAAAACACTAACCCTTCAGTACCAGGATTAGTACTACTCCCTCAGGAATcaagtaaaaatgaaaacagacttCATGATGAACCTGCTAAAACTACAGTGGATTTCTCTGTGGCCTCTCCAGAATCCACAGAACCTACACGCAACTCTTATTCCGTTCTCAATGACTCAGATGACGCTGATTATGACCCAAGCGAAGACATACCTCGGCATGGCAAGCGCCAAATAAGGCAGCCGGTGAAACTAAAAAGCTATAGGCTAGGAGATGAAATTAGTGAGGGAAGAGTGCTGGGAAAGAGGGGCAGAAAGAGGAAATACCCAGCCACAGAACCACGCTGTGATGACTGCGGCAAAGTTTTTAAAAACcacctgtttttaaaaatacatcagcGAACTCATACAG GAGAAAAACCCTTCCGGTGCCATGTTTGTGGGAACTGCtttacacagaaacacactctTTTAGTTCATCAGCGCATGCACACTggagagaagccatatgtgTGCAACATTTGCTCTAAAGCTCTCTCCACAAAGCACTCCCTGCAGGAACATATGAACCTGCATGCAG AAAAGAAATCTTTTAGCTGTGACCAGTGTGGGAAAACTTACAGCCAGAAGAGGCAGTTAAATAGTCATTACCGGGTTCATAGCGGAAAAGCATTACCTGAATGTGCACATTGTCACCACAGGTTTAAGGATGCAGCACAACTAAAGAAGCatctgagaacacacacag GTGAGAAACCCTTTACATGTGAGATTTGTGGAAAGTGTTTTACTGCCAAGAGCACCCTACAGACACACATCAGAATCCACAG AGGAGAAAAGCCATATGTGTGCAACATCTGCAGCAAGTCTTTCACTGATCCTAGCGCCAGAAGACGCCATGTCGCCTCTCACACAGGGAAAAAGCCCTACATGTGCTCTGTGTGTAGTCTTTCTTTTACCCGTCTGGACAATCTAAAAGCACATACTAAAACTCACAACAAAGAGCGGCCAGATGTGGAGGGCACACAACTAACCACAGTGGAGGCCATGGCCGGGGATGAGAAGATGCACAATGTCCTGGAGCTGCAGCAGTACCAGCTCCCCACTCACACAGAGCAGGAGATCCAGTTAGTGGTTACCAGTGAAGTGGACAATATTAACCTGGTGGCAGGCCAGAAGCCAGGCAGCATTAGCATTATCACTGCTGAGAATGGGCCAGAGGAACTGGCAGCAGCAGGCCAGACCCATTCCAACCTCACCCTTCTTACTCATCCCTCTGCACATATCCAGAACTTGGCTCTGGTCACTCAGGATGAACTAGACCCCAGTGCACAAATCCAGACCATCAGTGTGGTTGAAGGCCAGGTGAGCAGCGAGCAAGCTGAGCAGATGCATGTCATCACACTTACTAAAGAGGCAATGGATCATTTTCAGGTTCAGCACGGAGCTCCACAACAGCTGCAAATTAGCTCACGGCCCACTCAGCAGCTGCAGGTGATTCAGCAGGCTATGCCTCAGCTTTCTGCCACACAGGAGCCTCCTAGAGAGCAGCACAACCAGAGTCACACAGGTGCTATCCATATCAGCAGCCAAGCCGGCCAGCCAATCTCCATCAGCCAGACCAGCGAGCAGATTCCCAGCACTCAGATCCAGGGACAGACCTTTCAGATCCAGGCAGGTACAGTCTCGTACCTCTATACCACAGGTCTCACCCCACAGAGCTAA